The following proteins are encoded in a genomic region of Sulfurovum indicum:
- a CDS encoding iron-sulfur cluster assembly scaffold protein codes for MGMDSLIGGTIWDEYSNKVTELMNNPKNMGEITEEEAEAMGAKLIVADFGAESCGDAVRLYWAVDPKTDVILESKFKSFGCGTAIASSDTMAELCKGKTVDEAVKITNIDVEKAMRDEPDTPAVPPQKMHCSVMAYDVIKKAAAQYKGVDIDSFEEEIIVCECARVSLSTLREVIRLNDLTTVEQITDYTKAGAFCKSCIKPGGHEEKDIYLVDLLEEYEKEKISKAADATASGADVPFKEMTIVQKIKAVDKIIDDNIRQMLIMDGGDMEILDIKDNGENIDIYIRYLGACNGCASASTGTLFAIENTLKEKLDPNIRVLPI; via the coding sequence ATGGGAATGGATAGTTTGATTGGCGGTACCATCTGGGATGAGTACAGCAACAAAGTAACAGAATTAATGAACAACCCAAAAAATATGGGTGAAATTACCGAAGAAGAGGCTGAAGCAATGGGTGCAAAACTCATCGTTGCCGACTTCGGTGCGGAGAGTTGCGGGGATGCCGTACGTCTATACTGGGCAGTGGATCCAAAAACCGACGTGATACTCGAGTCAAAATTCAAGAGTTTTGGCTGTGGTACAGCGATCGCTTCTTCAGATACAATGGCAGAGCTTTGTAAAGGCAAGACCGTTGATGAAGCAGTGAAGATCACCAATATCGATGTGGAAAAAGCAATGCGTGATGAACCTGATACACCGGCTGTTCCACCTCAAAAGATGCACTGTTCGGTCATGGCATATGATGTTATTAAAAAAGCAGCAGCCCAGTATAAAGGTGTTGATATCGACTCTTTTGAAGAGGAGATCATTGTATGTGAGTGTGCACGTGTAAGCCTCTCAACACTTAGAGAAGTAATCCGTCTCAATGACCTTACCACTGTAGAGCAGATCACTGATTATACAAAAGCCGGGGCTTTCTGTAAATCCTGTATCAAACCTGGTGGTCATGAAGAGAAAGATATCTATCTTGTAGACCTTCTGGAAGAGTATGAAAAAGAGAAGATATCAAAAGCAGCAGATGCCACTGCATCAGGTGCTGATGTTCCGTTCAAAGAGATGACAATCGTACAGAAGATCAAAGCGGTCGATAAAATCATTGATGATAATATCCGCCAAATGCTCATCATGGACGGTGGAGATATGGAGATCCTTGATATTAAAGACAATGGAGAGAATATCGATATCTATATCAGATATCTTGGTGCATGTAACGGATGTGCCAGTGCAAGTACAGGCACACTCTTTGCCATTGAAAATACCCTCAAAGAGAAACTTGATCCGAACATCAGAGTCCTTCCTATCTAA